In one window of Campylobacter coli DNA:
- the gltB gene encoding glutamate synthase large subunit — translation MDLENILENNQSVGLYHPKNEHDACGIAAVANIRGIASYKVICDALEILMNLEHRGGAGAEENSGDGAGILIQIPHDFFMTQELGFELPQKGDYAVAQMFLSPNADAKEEAKEIFLQGLKDKNLEFLGFREVPFNPSDIGASALKAMPYFLQAFVKKPSTVNAGLEFERVLYACRRLIEKRALHVPKFYFSSFSSRTIVYKGMLLSTQLSDFYLDFKDVNMKSAIALVHSRFSTNTFPSWERAHPNRYMVHNGEINTIRGNVDSIRAREGLMESEYFENLDEIFPIIAKPSSDSAMFDNTLEFLALNGRTLEEAFMMMVPEPWHKNENMGSKKRAFYEYHSLLMEPWDGPAAIVFTDGVIMGASLDRNGFRPSRYYLTKDDMLILSSETGALKFDESNIKAKKRLEPGKLLLVDTARGRVIADNEIKEHYANAKPYKQWLKNLVELEKQHSGVYKHKFLKEDEVLKLQKAFGWSYDELKMSVASMAQNGKEALAAMGVDTPLAILSKTYQPLYNYFKQLFAQVTNPPLDAIREEIVTSTRIYLGSEGNLLKPDENNAKRVKISLPIISNEELFEVKALNNFQVKEFSILYEYSKVTLEQALDNLCVKIEEEIKKGVSIIILSDKGVDDKNAYIPALLAVSGVHNYLVRKNLRTHTSIIIESGEPREIHHFACLLGYGATVINPYLVYESIQKLIENKDLNVSYDKAVENFIKASSSGIVKIASKMGVSTLQSYNGSALFECLGLSSKVIDKYFTSTTSRIEGMDLEDFEKELIALHKHAFNDTHKALDSKGIHSFRSAKEEHLIDPLVIFNLQQACRNKDYKSFKKYSALVDEKQVNLRSLMEFDFSEAISIDKVESAESIVKRFRTGAMSYGSISKEAHECLAEAMNKIGAKSNSGEGGEDEERYEIKDGVNKNSAIKQVASGRFGVDLNYLTHAKELQIKVAQGAKPGEGGQLMGFKVYPWIAKARHSTAGVTLISPPPHHDIYSIEDLAQLIYDLKNANKDAKISVKLVSENGIGTVAAGVAKAGANLILVSGYDGGTGASPRTSIPHAGIPWELGLAETHQTLILNKLRDRVRLETDGKLMNGRDLAIAALLGAEEFGFATAPLIVMGCTMMRVCHLNTCPFGIATQDKELRDRFKGKVDDVVNFMYFIAEELREYMARLGFERLDDMIGRVDKLRQKPMQGKAGKVNLDKILKSLPTYNRTAVHFKDYKDNKLEKTIDYRILLPLCKNAVEKKEPIKLSLEVGNQSRTFATMLSSEILKTYGKDALSEDSIQIKAIGNAGNSFGAFLLKGIKLEIIGDSNDYLGKGLSGGKIIAKISNEATFSPEENIIAGNACLYGATEGEVYLDGIAGERFCVRNSGAKAVVLGTGVHGCEYMTGGLVVVLGDVGANFAAGMSGGVVYIFGRHNEAHVNTELVDIKDLSPKDEKELKMMIENHIAYTNSKKAKDILEKFDKKDFFKVMPRDYEKMLEMIELCKDEEDPSLAAFLKITQK, via the coding sequence ATGGATTTGGAAAATATCTTAGAAAACAATCAAAGCGTAGGTTTATATCACCCTAAAAATGAACACGATGCCTGTGGTATTGCCGCAGTTGCCAATATACGCGGTATTGCTTCTTATAAGGTTATTTGTGACGCTTTAGAAATTTTGATGAATCTTGAACACAGAGGCGGTGCGGGAGCTGAAGAAAATTCAGGCGATGGAGCGGGAATTTTGATTCAGATTCCTCATGATTTTTTTATGACTCAAGAGCTTGGTTTTGAGCTTCCTCAAAAAGGTGATTATGCTGTAGCACAAATGTTTTTATCACCTAATGCAGATGCCAAAGAAGAAGCAAAAGAAATATTTTTACAAGGTTTAAAAGATAAAAATTTAGAATTTCTAGGTTTTAGAGAGGTGCCTTTTAACCCTAGTGATATAGGAGCAAGTGCTTTAAAAGCTATGCCTTATTTTTTACAAGCTTTTGTAAAAAAACCAAGCACGGTTAATGCAGGACTTGAATTTGAAAGAGTGCTTTATGCTTGTCGTCGTCTTATAGAAAAAAGAGCTTTGCATGTGCCTAAATTTTATTTTTCAAGCTTTTCTTCACGCACTATAGTTTATAAAGGAATGCTTCTTTCTACTCAATTGAGCGATTTTTATCTTGATTTTAAAGATGTCAATATGAAATCCGCTATTGCTTTGGTGCATTCTCGCTTTTCGACTAATACCTTCCCAAGCTGGGAAAGAGCTCATCCAAACCGCTATATGGTACATAATGGAGAGATTAACACCATACGAGGAAATGTCGATAGCATAAGAGCTAGAGAAGGTTTGATGGAGAGCGAATATTTTGAAAATTTAGATGAAATTTTTCCTATCATAGCAAAACCAAGTAGCGATTCTGCTATGTTTGATAATACTTTAGAATTTTTAGCTTTAAATGGACGCACTTTAGAAGAAGCTTTTATGATGATGGTGCCAGAACCATGGCATAAAAATGAAAATATGGGAAGTAAAAAGCGTGCTTTTTATGAGTATCATTCTTTATTGATGGAGCCTTGGGATGGACCTGCTGCTATAGTTTTTACTGATGGGGTTATCATGGGGGCGAGTTTAGATAGAAATGGTTTTCGTCCTTCAAGATATTATCTTACAAAAGATGATATGCTCATACTTTCAAGCGAAACAGGAGCTTTAAAATTTGATGAAAGTAATATCAAAGCTAAAAAACGCTTAGAACCTGGAAAACTTTTACTTGTAGATACTGCAAGAGGTAGGGTAATAGCTGATAATGAAATCAAAGAACATTATGCTAATGCGAAGCCTTATAAACAATGGCTTAAAAATTTAGTAGAGCTTGAAAAACAACACAGCGGGGTTTATAAACATAAATTTTTAAAAGAAGATGAGGTTTTAAAACTTCAAAAAGCTTTTGGATGGAGCTATGATGAGCTTAAAATGAGTGTAGCAAGTATGGCGCAAAATGGCAAAGAAGCTTTAGCGGCTATGGGTGTGGATACTCCTTTGGCTATTCTTTCTAAGACTTATCAGCCTTTGTATAATTATTTTAAACAACTTTTTGCTCAAGTGACTAATCCACCTTTAGATGCGATAAGAGAAGAGATTGTTACTTCTACAAGGATATATTTAGGAAGCGAAGGGAATTTGTTAAAACCAGATGAAAATAATGCAAAGCGTGTTAAAATTTCTTTGCCTATTATAAGCAATGAAGAGCTTTTCGAGGTTAAGGCTTTAAACAATTTCCAAGTTAAAGAATTTTCTATACTTTATGAGTATTCTAAAGTTACCTTAGAACAAGCTTTAGATAATCTTTGCGTAAAAATAGAAGAAGAGATTAAAAAAGGTGTTTCTATCATCATCTTAAGTGATAAAGGAGTGGATGATAAAAATGCTTATATCCCTGCTTTACTTGCGGTTTCGGGCGTGCATAATTATTTGGTAAGAAAGAATTTAAGAACTCACACAAGCATTATCATAGAAAGTGGTGAGCCAAGAGAAATTCATCATTTTGCTTGTCTTTTAGGCTATGGTGCAACGGTTATAAATCCTTATTTGGTTTATGAAAGCATACAAAAACTTATAGAAAATAAAGACTTAAATGTAAGTTATGATAAAGCGGTAGAAAATTTCATCAAAGCAAGTTCAAGTGGTATAGTAAAAATTGCTTCTAAAATGGGGGTTTCTACTTTACAAAGTTATAATGGTTCTGCTCTTTTTGAGTGTTTGGGCTTAAGTTCTAAAGTGATTGATAAATACTTTACTTCTACAACTTCACGCATTGAGGGTATGGATTTAGAAGATTTTGAAAAAGAACTTATCGCTTTACATAAACACGCTTTTAATGATACACATAAGGCTTTAGATTCTAAAGGAATTCACAGCTTTAGAAGTGCTAAAGAAGAACACTTAATCGATCCACTTGTGATTTTTAATCTTCAGCAAGCTTGTCGCAATAAAGACTATAAAAGCTTTAAAAAATACTCTGCCTTAGTTGATGAAAAACAAGTGAATTTGCGTTCTTTAATGGAATTTGATTTTAGCGAGGCTATCAGTATTGACAAGGTTGAAAGTGCTGAAAGTATAGTTAAGCGTTTTAGAACAGGTGCTATGAGTTATGGTTCTATTTCTAAAGAAGCTCATGAGTGCTTAGCAGAAGCAATGAATAAAATAGGCGCAAAATCAAATTCAGGCGAGGGCGGTGAAGATGAGGAACGCTATGAAATCAAAGATGGAGTCAATAAAAATTCCGCTATCAAACAAGTAGCAAGTGGGCGTTTTGGGGTGGATTTAAATTATTTAACCCACGCAAAAGAATTACAAATCAAAGTCGCTCAAGGTGCAAAACCAGGCGAGGGCGGACAATTAATGGGCTTTAAAGTTTATCCTTGGATAGCTAAGGCTAGACATTCTACAGCGGGTGTGACGCTGATTTCTCCACCACCTCATCATGATATTTATTCTATTGAGGATTTGGCTCAACTCATTTATGATTTAAAAAATGCGAACAAAGACGCCAAAATTTCAGTAAAACTTGTAAGCGAAAACGGTATAGGAACAGTTGCTGCAGGTGTGGCAAAAGCAGGGGCGAATTTAATCCTTGTTTCAGGTTATGATGGAGGAACAGGAGCAAGCCCTAGAACTTCTATACCACATGCGGGAATTCCTTGGGAGTTAGGCTTAGCTGAAACGCATCAAACTTTGATCTTAAACAAGCTTAGAGATAGAGTAAGATTAGAAACTGATGGAAAGCTGATGAATGGACGCGATTTAGCTATAGCTGCACTTTTAGGAGCTGAAGAATTTGGCTTTGCTACTGCACCTTTGATTGTTATGGGCTGTACGATGATGCGAGTTTGTCATCTTAATACTTGTCCTTTTGGTATTGCCACTCAAGATAAAGAACTTAGAGATCGTTTTAAAGGCAAAGTAGATGATGTGGTTAATTTCATGTATTTTATAGCTGAAGAGCTTAGAGAATATATGGCAAGACTTGGTTTTGAACGCCTTGATGATATGATAGGAAGAGTCGATAAACTCCGTCAAAAACCTATGCAAGGTAAAGCGGGTAAAGTGAATTTGGATAAAATTTTAAAATCCTTACCTACTTATAACAGAACCGCTGTGCATTTTAAAGACTATAAAGACAATAAACTTGAAAAAACGATTGATTATAGAATTTTACTCCCACTTTGTAAAAATGCTGTGGAGAAAAAAGAGCCTATCAAACTTTCTTTAGAAGTAGGAAATCAAAGTCGTACTTTTGCTACTATGCTTTCAAGTGAAATTCTAAAAACTTATGGCAAAGACGCTTTAAGTGAAGATAGCATACAAATCAAAGCCATAGGAAATGCAGGCAATAGCTTTGGAGCATTTTTGTTAAAGGGTATTAAGCTTGAGATTATAGGTGATAGTAATGATTATCTAGGTAAGGGTTTAAGCGGAGGTAAGATCATCGCTAAAATTTCAAATGAAGCTACTTTCTCACCTGAAGAAAATATCATCGCAGGAAATGCTTGTTTGTATGGAGCAACCGAGGGTGAAGTGTATTTAGATGGTATAGCAGGAGAAAGATTTTGTGTAAGAAATTCAGGAGCTAAAGCGGTAGTTTTAGGAACCGGTGTGCATGGTTGTGAGTATATGACAGGGGGGCTTGTCGTAGTGCTTGGCGATGTGGGTGCGAACTTTGCTGCAGGTATGAGCGGGGGTGTGGTTTATATCTTTGGAAGACACAATGAAGCCCATGTAAATACTGAGCTTGTGGATATTAAAGATCTTAGCCCTAAAGATGAAAAAGAATTAAAAATGATGATAGAAAATCATATCGCTTATACTAATTCTAAAAAGGCTAAGGACATACTCGAAAAATTTGACAAAAAAGACTTTTTTAAAGTTATGCCAAGAGATTATGAAAAAATGTTAGAGATGATCGAGCTTTGCAAAGATGAAGAAGATCCAAGTTTGGCAGCATTTTTGAAAATCACACAAAAATAA